A region of the Drosophila subpulchrella strain 33 F10 #4 breed RU33 chromosome 3L, RU_Dsub_v1.1 Primary Assembly, whole genome shotgun sequence genome:
AGCGCTAATCTTCTCCAGCAATTCTCCATTTTGCTGCTGCAATCGAGCCGCATCCGCCGGTGTGGAATCCGTGGAGCTCCTGGACTCCGTGGAACGTCGACCATCTTTCAGGAACTTGTTCTCCGATCGCAACTTCTCTACGAGATTGCGCAGCGACAGAATCGTCTGTTCCGCCGATTGTCCCTGGTTGGTGCTTACTTTCAGGCCAGTGCACTTGCACAACTCTCGACGAGACTCATTGCGGGCCATTTCCTCTTTCAGGGCAAGGATATAGCTGTATAAAGAAGAAATGGGTCTTAAGTCTATCTCTAAAGAATTCGCAATTTATGTAATTCCGaagaatttgtatttaatcAAATGGCTTAAATAGGGGATACTTCATCATACTCACTCCTCCAAGTGCTTGATCCTCTTCTGCAGCCGATCGCTGCTGTCTCCCTGCCTCAAGAGATCCGAATCCAGTTGCAGCTGGAGGTTCCTGGCCTCCAGTCGGATATTCTGGGCCTCGATGGCCTGGCAGCGTTCCTGCATCTTCTCTAGCTCCGTGGTCAAGGCATTGCTGCCCCTGCCCTCCAGTTCCATGGCGATGATCTTTCGCTGCTGCAGTTCTATGCGGGACTTGAGGGCCTGTATGAGGTCCGCCTGACTCTGGTCGAAGATCTGGGTATGATGGTGCGCCGGGGAACTGCACTCGCTGCTGGGACCCGTATATGTTTCCGGACTCTCCGAGGGAGACGGGGTGAACTTGCTGACACCCACATGCTGGAGATTCGGACAGGATGGAGTGCGGCAGCATTTGAGGTTGCTTGAACCGGAACCCGAGCCCATTGAAGGACCATTCCTTCCCAGTTTGGACTCCATTATTTGCTTGTCCTTTTCCAAACGGGCAATGGTGGTGCGTGCTGCCTGCAGAAGGGTTCGAGTCTTGTCCAGGGCCAACTCGGTTTCCTCCAATCTCGCCTTGGTCTTCTCCGCCTGCTGCTGGTATCTCTTCTGCTTCTCCCAAAGTTGAACCTCGTTGGCGCTCCTCGTGCGCTTGGCCTCCAGAAGGGTCTGCTGTCGCTGCAATTGACCGCGTGCCTCATCCAAATCCGTCTCCAGCTGCTGGATTCTCTTCTGCTGGTTCTCGTTCTTCACCCGGGCATTCAGTTCCGTCTTTATAGAGACGACGGGTCGTTTGAGCAACTGCTGGCGAAGCGACTGACTGAGATCCCTGGCCTGCTTTTCGCGCTGGGTGACATTGGTCAGTTGGCGACGCAGTGCCTCCATTTGGGTGTGATATATCTTGTTGGTGGCCTCGGTGCGATTGAGATCGGCAGCCAGTTTGGCTATCTGATCCTCCGAGAAATTGGAAGTGTCCTTGATATAACGCTGCTGGTCGTCCTAgagtattaaaataaatatatttcagaGAACCCAAAGTTTATATTACTTATAAATACATGGAAGTTTTTGAGAGTATCCATCAGATCCTTGATATGCTTATCTTTCTCATCCAGAAAGACGCGTAGCTGATCCAGTTCCGGACTCGCATGGCTCTCGACGGATTTTTCCCGCTCCTGGCAGAGTTTCAACctggtttaaaaaaatataaatttggttaatcctaaagaattcgcggtcTGTACAAAACTCACTTTTCTTTCAATATATCCACCTCCTCTTCTCTAGTTTTAAGGTTCTTTTCATTGTACTCCAGCTTGTCCTTTAGCTCCTTGATTTGCTTGTGTAGCGTGGGCAGTTCCTTGAGCTCTTCCGTATCCTGTTTTTCCGCCTCACCTTCTGGCTCTTGAGATACTGGATCTTCCGCACCCACTTGCACTTCCACCTCTTCTGGGGGCCTATCCACTGAGCTACTTTCAAAGAGTTCCTCAATCTTCTCATCCGTCAGCTCATTAACCGAGTTCTCGGAATTGGAAGTCGAGTCGGTCGAGGAGACTCGCTCCAAAGCGGCCTTGGGTCTCTGTTCCAGCTTGCCCTTGAGCTCCAGAATCTCCGCATCCTTGGTCTTGATGTTGAAGTTTAGGTTATTCACCGTAGCTCTGAGAGATTCGTTTTCAGCCGCCTGTTTGCTGATGGCCTGCTGACTCTGATCCCGCTCGGTCTGCAGGAGATCCTGGTACTTCTGAATGGACTGATCCTTCTCCAGGAGCAGGGTGTGGAACGACAGTATGGTCTTCTCCACCACTCCACTGTGGGGACTCTCGGACTCGCGGCTCTCCGATCTGGATGCCTCCAACTGCTTGCCAAGAACCTCGATGCGCTGATTGGCTTCCTGGAGCCTAGGATAAGGATTTgaaaatgaatttttatttaataataaaatatcacAAATCCCAATCACCATTAATTATTCTTAATTGTACTTACGTTTCCTGCATTTTCTGTAGCTCCTCACGGGATTCCCTCCTGCTGTCCTCCACTGCATCCGCCGTTTGAACGGATTGATTCTGCTGGATGAGAATGCCATTAGTTTGGACTGCCGTCTCCGAGAGCTTCACTGGATGCTCCAGCGTTTGGGTGGCCGTATCCAGGTGCGGATGTCTTCGCAGAGGCGATCCAATGGGCGATGATTGCCTGTCTATTAGCTGGGCTGCCCTCCTCATGGCCGGAATAGGAGGAGTCACTGCCTCCGTGTTGGTTTCCGCATCCACCTTGGAGTGGGTTTTTTGGACTCCTTTACCGAACAATGCCTCAATGGTGCTCCAGTGCTCAGTGTCGGTGGCCTGTCGTATCCTCAGTTCACCCAGTTCCCTAAGGAGCTCCTCCTGCTTGGCCTGCAGGATTTCGCAGCGCTGTTCCAAGAGTCTCGTCTGGGTTTCAGACTTTATTAGCTTCACCAGCTGCTGCGAACTCTCCTCCTTGGGTGAAATCTTCTTCTGAACCACGTCGGTTACATCATCAATCAGGGCACTGTGGTCTTCTTGCCGCTGCTGCACTTGCTCCTCCTCCAGGCGACGTTGGAACTTTTGGTAGGCGAACACAAAGTTGGTGAGGAAGACCAGTGGAGTGAATTTGGCATATTTGTCTTTGAGCATAAATAAGGAATGCTGGAGGAATCTGTAAGATATAAAAGTGATTGAGTTACAAAatggtttatacatatattacTGGTTTATACTTGTGCTTAATATCGCTATTGGTGCGCTCTTGCTGGAAGTCCTGTTGAGCTTGCTTCAAGGATAACTCGCTGGCCTCCAGTTGGGTTTGCAGGGAGTCCGCCTTTTGCTGCAGTTGCTCTCGCTCCGTTTCCAAGCGGGAGCACTCAGCTTTTACTGCAATgatttgtatacatttttaaattctagAATATAATGGAACGCTTtatagctatatattttaatctcTTGACAAGGCTCCATGGCTTGTAATATAACAGAACCCAGAAGTTCTTGGAAAGAGGTTAGCAGTATTGGACTTACCACTATCCAAATCCCTTTGTACCTTGCCCAGCATTAGTTTCTCGTTGGAGCTGCTCTGAAGATCGGCAACCAGATGACGCAGGTTGATGTGGTTGTCTGTGATATCATTGAGTAGCTTCTGCTGGGAGTGGATCTAAAAGGGGTTGAAGGGTTAGTATTTCTGTAAGTAGAGATTAAGGAGAATCTCCCACCTGTTCATTGGCCACGCGAAGCAGACCCTCCAACTGCTTGGTTTCCCTTTGAAGATCTGCCTGTTTGCTCCTCCAATCAGCCAACTCCTGTTGATGCTTCTCAAAATCCTCGGCTGTGATATAATCCAGCTGATAGTTATCCTTGATTATACCATACTCCATACATATCTCCGGGGGTTTCAGCTCCCCCAGCATTTGTTCCACCGCCTGACCAAGTTGCATGCTCAAATTGGCATTGCGTTGCTCTAGTTTTTGCTGCTCTTCTGGGGTATACAAATTCCTTCGACACATTCTCTCCAGTTCCTCCTTAGTTCTTAATAGTTCAATCTTTTGAAGCTCTAATTGTCTTGCTAGTACAGCCTTGTCTTCTATAAAGCTGAGTTCCAGTTTTCTGGTTTCAGTGAGCAGTTGATCGTAATCCCTGCGCATATAGCTATAGGAACATCCTTGCTTTTCCAACTGCAACTCCAAGATCATCAACTTATCATGAAGCTGCTGATTTTGGTTCAATAGTTCACTGCCATCGGCGGACATGTGGAGACGCAGTTCCTCGTAATGCTTCCGGAGAATGGTTAGTTCTGCCAGGACCTCGCTTCTGGGTTCCACTTCGGGATCTGGGATGGTGGGACGCTGCAAGCCCTCCGTCGCTTCAGTGGGCGAACTTGGCCTGGTGGCTGTATTCACAACGGGATCCTCCTCAACGGGTTGCTCCTCTGCAATCTCTGGGACATCGCAGAGGCTTTGCACAGAAGACAGTTCGCCGGTTTCCGAGTCGCTGGAGTTCTGCTGCTGGAGCAGTTGACGCAGTGCCTCCTCCCGGGCTTTTAGCTCCAACAGTTGGCACTGAAGACGCTGTGGAGTGGCCGTTCCACTGGGAAGAGCTTCGATGAGGCGGCGCAATAGATCGGAATCAATGGTTATGTGCTCTGAGGTAGCTGGaaggaaattaaatattataaattttataagtatttaaAGACCTAACCACTCACCATCATATTCCCTCAGCTTCTCCAGAATCTCGTACATCCCAGAGCGTAGAGTTTCATTCTCGGCCAGGACTTCGTCGTAGCGATTCTGCATCTCGGAACTGGCTGCTCCATCGCCTTGGCCACGTCTTGGGGAATTCTCCAAGGGAGCACTTGGGGGAACTTCACCCACTTCGCTCGGCGCCTGCAGGGATTCATTCATGGGCTGAGGGTTACCCTGCTGCAGCTCCAGGAGCTTACGCCTGAGAATTAATAAGGTATCAATGGATaggtaaatataaataatacaacAAATATAGTGTCATTTATAGTTAGCCTCATATTTGTGCCCAAAATAATAGTTTAAAGATGTACGATGTCATACCTCAATTCACTCTTGTCCAACTTGAGTTGCAGACGCAGTTCCTCGGAGGTCCTTAGTTTAAGGGTCAGTCGCTCGATCTGTTTGTCCTTGTTGCGCTGCTTGGAGTGGACATTTTTGGCCAGGATGACCACATCATCGGGAATGTGGAGCTGGCGTCGCAACAGCTCGTTTTCCTGGACCACTTCGTGTAGGGAATTCAATTCCTGGATGTAGCTCCTCAGCTGCTTTTCGCGTCCTGCCAGCTTTTGCTCCAACCCCGAGCAGCGTCTCAGGGCTGGAACCAAACCATCTTCGTCCCTTTTGTAGGACTCCAGGGCACTCAGGGCATGAAGTGCCTGCTTGGACTTGAGTACATTGTCCTGCTCGGCGGCCTCCAGCATCTCCGAGAGCTGCTGACTCCGGGCATTGGCCTCCCGGAGGCGCTCCTCGATCATCTGGCAGCAGGCTCGAGGctgctccggatcctgggatCGCTCCTTCTCCAGGCACAACTGGTTCATCACCTTCGTGGAGCTGACCATCTCCTCCGCCATCGTTTTCAGTTTCGCCTCCAACTTCTCTATGCGCTGTTCTCGGAATTCTAAAAGCTGAAAGCGAATAAAATAATcaaacagtttttgaaattcgAATAATAACAACACTAGAAATACTACTAGAAATAGTATGGTTTTTCTTAAGAACTTAAAAAGTTATTCATTTTatgtttcaaaaatatataattattttgaaCCTCAATTCGAAAGagtgaatttaatttaaatgatcATAGAGTAGGTTAAGTTTTGAATTCAAGGAACTGTGTCCATTAAagccaaaaatatgaatgcTATATACGATTTCCTTCTTACATGTCTCAATTTTATATGCTCCTCCTGCTGTTGACTCTGACTACTGGAAGAATTGGTCTGAAGAGAGTTAATGCTTTTGCCCTCCAGTTGTTTCCTGAGACGCTCCACCTCCCTGTCCCGATCATCTAGAGCCTGTCTCCATGAAAGGGACTTCGTTTCGTATTTGTCCAGGAACTGTCGCATTTCCAGCTCCTGCTTTTCGCGCTCCACCTCCAGAAAGGTGACATTTCCCTCCAAACGAGTGATCTCAAGaccctgctgctgctccttttGCTTCAAGGACTTGCGCTCCTGCTCCACCTTGGTGATGTCCTGGCTCAATTGCACTAGGTTCGCCTTGATGTTCTGCAGTTCGCGTTCGTGCAGGACTATGGTCTTCGATTGGGCTATGTTCTGGTTTTGAAGCGtctaagaaaataaaaacaaatttagtATTTAGCTAAAAAGGGTTATACAAATTGCATTACCGTTGAAACTACTGAATAAAAAGTTTACGGCTTAGAATAAATTTAACTAGGCTTTACAAAAACCGAAAGAAATTAGTTTACTTCATTTTATTGCTAAGGACTGACTG
Encoded here:
- the LOC119553140 gene encoding centrosomal protein cep290 isoform X1; translation: MSMDIPETVSLRKFRDFSARQKQELYETLLELAESIGELPKKSLRKTLELTLAVLQYKGEQVQRLQDGGTGAGTGGGLSTDRRLQDENEKLKRMLQKLEEERDGLKSKTKELGEEIRQLELRLREAAQQAEISDKDSSDPLSELDKQEQLLQNIDSKNKHIKRLLKEIETLQNQNIAQSKTIVLHERELQNIKANLVQLSQDITKVEQERKSLKQKEQQQGLEITRLEGNVTFLEVEREKQELEMRQFLDKYETKSLSWRQALDDRDREVERLRKQLEGKSINSLQTNSSSSQSQQQEEHIKLRHLLEFREQRIEKLEAKLKTMAEEMVSSTKVMNQLCLEKERSQDPEQPRACCQMIEERLREANARSQQLSEMLEAAEQDNVLKSKQALHALSALESYKRDEDGLVPALRRCSGLEQKLAGREKQLRSYIQELNSLHEVVQENELLRRQLHIPDDVVILAKNVHSKQRNKDKQIERLTLKLRTSEELRLQLKLDKSELRRKLLELQQGNPQPMNESLQAPSEVGEVPPSAPLENSPRRGQGDGAASSEMQNRYDEVLAENETLRSGMYEILEKLREYDATSEHITIDSDLLRRLIEALPSGTATPQRLQCQLLELKAREEALRQLLQQQNSSDSETGELSSVQSLCDVPEIAEEQPVEEDPVVNTATRPSSPTEATEGLQRPTIPDPEVEPRSEVLAELTILRKHYEELRLHMSADGSELLNQNQQLHDKLMILELQLEKQGCSYSYMRRDYDQLLTETRKLELSFIEDKAVLARQLELQKIELLRTKEELERMCRRNLYTPEEQQKLEQRNANLSMQLGQAVEQMLGELKPPEICMEYGIIKDNYQLDYITAEDFEKHQQELADWRSKQADLQRETKQLEGLLRVANEQIHSQQKLLNDITDNHINLRHLVADLQSSSNEKLMLGKVQRDLDSVKAECSRLETEREQLQQKADSLQTQLEASELSLKQAQQDFQQERTNSDIKHKFLQHSLFMLKDKYAKFTPLVFLTNFVFAYQKFQRRLEEEQVQQRQEDHSALIDDVTDVVQKKISPKEESSQQLVKLIKSETQTRLLEQRCEILQAKQEELLRELGELRIRQATDTEHWSTIEALFGKGVQKTHSKVDAETNTEAVTPPIPAMRRAAQLIDRQSSPIGSPLRRHPHLDTATQTLEHPVKLSETAVQTNGILIQQNQSVQTADAVEDSRRESREELQKMQETLQEANQRIEVLGKQLEASRSESRESESPHSGVVEKTILSFHTLLLEKDQSIQKYQDLLQTERDQSQQAISKQAAENESLRATVNNLNFNIKTKDAEILELKGKLEQRPKAALERVSSTDSTSNSENSVNELTDEKIEELFESSSVDRPPEEVEVQVGAEDPVSQEPEGEAEKQDTEELKELPTLHKQIKELKDKLEYNEKNLKTREEEVDILKEKLKLCQEREKSVESHASPELDQLRVFLDEKDKHIKDLMDTLKNFHDDQQRYIKDTSNFSEDQIAKLAADLNRTEATNKIYHTQMEALRRQLTNVTQREKQARDLSQSLRQQLLKRPVVSIKTELNARVKNENQQKRIQQLETDLDEARGQLQRQQTLLEAKRTRSANEVQLWEKQKRYQQQAEKTKARLEETELALDKTRTLLQAARTTIARLEKDKQIMESKLGRNGPSMGSGSGSSNLKCCRTPSCPNLQHVGVSKFTPSPSESPETYTGPSSECSSPAHHHTQIFDQSQADLIQALKSRIELQQRKIIAMELEGRGSNALTTELEKMQERCQAIEAQNIRLEARNLQLQLDSDLLRQGDSSDRLQKRIKHLEDYILALKEEMARNESRRELCKCTGLKVSTNQGQSAEQTILSLRNLVEKLRSENKFLKDGRRSTESRSSTDSTPADAARLQQQNGELLEKISALQQELQKRTKCSQCGGRSKDAANEELKFIKEQLVKKTQLLQKAKVLLTRAAAKEKVLREQLALWKRKCSELQNVPVIDEISE
- the LOC119553140 gene encoding centrosomal protein cep290 isoform X2, yielding MRQFLDKYETKSLSWRQALDDRDREVERLRKQLEGKSINSLQTNSSSSQSQQQEEHIKLRHLLEFREQRIEKLEAKLKTMAEEMVSSTKVMNQLCLEKERSQDPEQPRACCQMIEERLREANARSQQLSEMLEAAEQDNVLKSKQALHALSALESYKRDEDGLVPALRRCSGLEQKLAGREKQLRSYIQELNSLHEVVQENELLRRQLHIPDDVVILAKNVHSKQRNKDKQIERLTLKLRTSEELRLQLKLDKSELRRKLLELQQGNPQPMNESLQAPSEVGEVPPSAPLENSPRRGQGDGAASSEMQNRYDEVLAENETLRSGMYEILEKLREYDATSEHITIDSDLLRRLIEALPSGTATPQRLQCQLLELKAREEALRQLLQQQNSSDSETGELSSVQSLCDVPEIAEEQPVEEDPVVNTATRPSSPTEATEGLQRPTIPDPEVEPRSEVLAELTILRKHYEELRLHMSADGSELLNQNQQLHDKLMILELQLEKQGCSYSYMRRDYDQLLTETRKLELSFIEDKAVLARQLELQKIELLRTKEELERMCRRNLYTPEEQQKLEQRNANLSMQLGQAVEQMLGELKPPEICMEYGIIKDNYQLDYITAEDFEKHQQELADWRSKQADLQRETKQLEGLLRVANEQIHSQQKLLNDITDNHINLRHLVADLQSSSNEKLMLGKVQRDLDSVKAECSRLETEREQLQQKADSLQTQLEASELSLKQAQQDFQQERTNSDIKHKFLQHSLFMLKDKYAKFTPLVFLTNFVFAYQKFQRRLEEEQVQQRQEDHSALIDDVTDVVQKKISPKEESSQQLVKLIKSETQTRLLEQRCEILQAKQEELLRELGELRIRQATDTEHWSTIEALFGKGVQKTHSKVDAETNTEAVTPPIPAMRRAAQLIDRQSSPIGSPLRRHPHLDTATQTLEHPVKLSETAVQTNGILIQQNQSVQTADAVEDSRRESREELQKMQETLQEANQRIEVLGKQLEASRSESRESESPHSGVVEKTILSFHTLLLEKDQSIQKYQDLLQTERDQSQQAISKQAAENESLRATVNNLNFNIKTKDAEILELKGKLEQRPKAALERVSSTDSTSNSENSVNELTDEKIEELFESSSVDRPPEEVEVQVGAEDPVSQEPEGEAEKQDTEELKELPTLHKQIKELKDKLEYNEKNLKTREEEVDILKEKLKLCQEREKSVESHASPELDQLRVFLDEKDKHIKDLMDTLKNFHDDQQRYIKDTSNFSEDQIAKLAADLNRTEATNKIYHTQMEALRRQLTNVTQREKQARDLSQSLRQQLLKRPVVSIKTELNARVKNENQQKRIQQLETDLDEARGQLQRQQTLLEAKRTRSANEVQLWEKQKRYQQQAEKTKARLEETELALDKTRTLLQAARTTIARLEKDKQIMESKLGRNGPSMGSGSGSSNLKCCRTPSCPNLQHVGVSKFTPSPSESPETYTGPSSECSSPAHHHTQIFDQSQADLIQALKSRIELQQRKIIAMELEGRGSNALTTELEKMQERCQAIEAQNIRLEARNLQLQLDSDLLRQGDSSDRLQKRIKHLEDYILALKEEMARNESRRELCKCTGLKVSTNQGQSAEQTILSLRNLVEKLRSENKFLKDGRRSTESRSSTDSTPADAARLQQQNGELLEKISALQQELQKRTKCSQCGGRSKDAANEELKFIKEQLVKKTQLLQKAKVLLTRAAAKEKVLREQLALWKRKCSELQNVPVIDEISE